One segment of Mycobacterium spongiae DNA contains the following:
- a CDS encoding cysteine desulfurase-like protein: protein MAYDVARVRGLHPSLGDGWVHFDAPAGMLIPDSVATTVSTAFRRSGPSTAGVHPSARRSAAVLDAAREAVADLVNGDPGGVVLGADRAALLSSLAEASSSRAGLGYELVVSRLDDEANIAPWLRAAHRYGAKVKWAEVDIETGELPSWQWEGLIGKSTRLVAVTSASGTLGAVTDLSAMTKLVHDVGGLVVVDHSAAAPYRLIDLQETDADVVVVNAVCWGGPPIGAMVFRDPSLMNSFGSVSTDPYATGPARLEVGVHQFGLLAGVVASIEYLASLDESAHGSRRERLSVSMQSASAYLSRLFDYLMVSLRSLPLVMLIGVSQAMLHRERVGVAPAGGMSAPPEGARVPVVSFAVQEVPADRVVQRLADNGILAIANPSSRALDVLGVNDVGGAVTVGLAHYSTMSEVDQLVRALASLG, encoded by the coding sequence ATGGCATACGACGTCGCCCGGGTGCGCGGACTGCATCCGTCGCTGGGTGACGGGTGGGTGCATTTCGACGCGCCCGCCGGGATGCTGATTCCCGATTCCGTCGCAACGACCGTGTCGACGGCGTTCCGCAGATCCGGCCCCAGCACGGCCGGGGTTCACCCGTCGGCCCGCCGTAGCGCTGCGGTGCTGGATGCGGCGCGGGAAGCGGTGGCCGATCTCGTCAATGGGGACCCCGGTGGTGTCGTGCTGGGGGCCGATCGCGCTGCGCTCTTGTCGTCGCTGGCTGAGGCGTCGTCCTCGCGTGCGGGCTTGGGATACGAGCTGGTGGTCAGCCGCCTTGACGACGAAGCCAACATCGCCCCGTGGTTGCGCGCGGCGCACCGCTATGGCGCCAAAGTCAAGTGGGCCGAGGTCGACATCGAAACCGGTGAGCTGCCCTCGTGGCAGTGGGAGGGTCTGATCGGCAAGTCGACTCGGCTGGTCGCTGTCACCTCCGCATCCGGAACGCTGGGGGCGGTGACCGATCTGTCAGCGATGACCAAGCTGGTGCATGACGTCGGCGGCCTCGTGGTGGTCGACCATTCGGCCGCCGCCCCGTACCGGTTGATCGACCTTCAGGAAACCGATGCCGACGTCGTGGTCGTCAACGCGGTCTGCTGGGGTGGTCCGCCAATCGGAGCGATGGTTTTTCGCGACCCTTCGCTGATGAACTCCTTCGGTTCGGTGTCGACCGACCCGTATGCCACCGGGCCAGCGCGCCTGGAGGTCGGCGTACACCAGTTCGGCCTGCTGGCGGGCGTGGTGGCCAGCATCGAGTACCTCGCGTCGCTAGACGAGTCGGCTCACGGAAGTAGGCGCGAGCGATTGTCGGTATCGATGCAATCCGCGAGTGCCTATCTCAGTCGGCTGTTCGACTATCTGATGGTGTCGCTGCGGTCGCTGCCGCTGGTGATGCTGATCGGGGTCTCTCAAGCGATGCTGCACCGCGAGCGGGTGGGGGTTGCCCCGGCTGGCGGTATGTCTGCACCGCCGGAGGGTGCGCGGGTGCCGGTTGTCAGCTTCGCTGTCCAGGAAGTGCCAGCCGATCGGGTCGTGCAGCGGTTGGCGGACAACGGAATTCTGGCGATCGCCAACCCGAGTTCCCGCGCGCTCGACGTGCTGGGTGTCAACGACGTGGGCGGCGCGGTCACCGTCGGCCTGGCACACTACTCGACCATGTCGGAAGTCGACCAGCTGGTGCGGGCGCTGGCATCACTGGGCTGA